A single region of the Novipirellula aureliae genome encodes:
- a CDS encoding glycosyltransferase family 2 protein — protein sequence MTKCERWLAAIPVYNEVDTVNDILNQVTQYAEEVLVVDDGSSDGTSDLLRARDDVHVIHHRSNQGYGAALCSAFEFVIDEGYDGVVTLDCDGQHQPKRIPRFIEAAAVADIVSGSRYLKKYAGDSEPPAERMFINRRITGELNQRLGLNLTDAFCGFKAYRASAIREMRITDTGYAMPLQLWVEAVAANLRIIEIPVPLIYLDLSRSFGGSLDESETRLRYYNQVLDDAIRVATEQGATFDRLPSRPSHSTG from the coding sequence ATGACGAAATGCGAACGATGGCTGGCTGCTATCCCCGTCTACAACGAGGTTGATACAGTCAACGACATTCTTAATCAGGTCACCCAATACGCCGAGGAGGTGTTGGTGGTCGACGATGGATCGAGCGATGGGACGAGCGATCTGCTTCGTGCTCGCGATGACGTGCACGTCATCCACCATCGATCGAACCAGGGTTATGGAGCCGCCCTTTGCAGCGCGTTTGAGTTTGTCATCGATGAAGGCTACGACGGCGTTGTCACCCTCGACTGCGATGGGCAACACCAACCCAAGCGGATCCCCCGGTTTATCGAAGCGGCAGCTGTGGCCGATATCGTTTCGGGTAGCCGCTATTTGAAGAAATATGCTGGCGATAGTGAACCGCCTGCGGAAAGGATGTTCATCAATCGGCGTATCACTGGCGAATTGAACCAACGTTTAGGTCTGAATTTGACCGATGCGTTTTGCGGGTTCAAGGCTTACCGAGCCTCTGCAATTCGTGAGATGCGTATCACCGATACCGGTTATGCGATGCCATTACAACTTTGGGTAGAAGCCGTTGCTGCAAATTTGCGGATCATCGAAATCCCCGTCCCATTGATCTACTTGGACTTGAGTCGATCGTTCGGCGGATCGCTTGATGAATCGGAAACTCGCCTACGGTACTACAACCAAGTGCTCGATGATGCAATCCGAGTCGCGACCGAACAAGGGGCGACGTTTGACCGTTTGCCATCCCGCCCAAGTCACTCGACCGGTTAG